From the genome of Magnolia sinica isolate HGM2019 chromosome 12, MsV1, whole genome shotgun sequence:
tcaccacaaaaaatagtagagaaagtcacacccaccatttattatgactgaatccaatccaaacctcatCACTTTctctactgaaccctgtcactttgtactacaactccatcactttgtttactgaatctcgtcactttgtactacaacctcgtcactttgtctagtgaacgcCGTCACTTtctctactgaaccccgtcactttgtactacaaccccatcactttgtctattgaaacccGTCACTTCGTattgcaaccccatcactttgtctattgaaccctgtcacttcgtactgcaacctcatcactttgtctagtgaagcCCGTCACTTTGTaatgcaacctcgtcactttgtctattgaaccccgttactttgtattacaaccccgtcactttgtctagtgaaccccgttactttgtactgcaatcccgttactttgtctattgaactccgtcactttgtactgcaacatcgtcactttgtctattgtaccccgtcactttgtgctacaacttcgtcactttgtctactaaaccccgtcactttgtgttgcaatctcgtcactttgtctactgaaccctgcCATTTTGTaatgcaacctcgtcactttgggCATACTCTCCTCCCTCAAGAGCCTTGATCGAAGTGGGAATAATTTGGAAGATTTCTTCCGGTCAAAAGGGAAGTTGATTAACTGTAAAGAAATTAAGCCAAGATTGATAATATTAGTTTAGATAATATTTTGAACTTTATTTAATGGTCATGCCTCACTTACTTCTCCAAATTCATACTctaatgttgtttttttttttttttttttttttttttttttaattattatatatatttaattatttaaatcttgATAGAATTGGCCAACTTGAGCAAATTGGAGGTTTTGGAATTGGGACATAATCGACTCAATGGTTCCCTATTGCTGCAAGGTAAGAGCACTTGGATCTTTTCTAATAAATGTTGTAGTTGACTGTCTTTCACATGCACCTCAAAATGGCATTTGAAAATTCACATTCTGAGATGCTTTTCATGACATTATTCTTGCCACCACTAGTAGGAAAATATATTACATGCATCTTTGTGAGATAATAATGATGATTGTACCTTTCAACGGAGGATTTTGATAATATTTTACCCTCCTAGCGATGATTTTTGCTCTCGTTATCCTTAATGAAGATGTGTTAAAGCAGCACACGAGGTGCGTGCAACCTTCTTACATGTTCCTTTGTAACCCAAAACTCACGCACCTTCTTACATGTTCCTTTGTAACccaaaactctgtggggcccaccacatattccTATGGAATCCACTCCCTTGGATGTGAGCCCGAaagtgagacagatccaaaactaaggtgggccatgccacaagAAACGGTGGGTGATTTAACACCCGTCGTCAACTtccttggggccatagaagttttggatcagaatgATATTATTGTTTTTCCTACATCCTAATGGAAGTCACCTTATGAATGGGCTGGATGGAATATAAGGGATCAGCATGGGCCTCAGGAAGGTTTTAGTGGTCGGTGTTTCCATTCTCGTgtgttgttttctgtggtgtagctcacttgaattttagatctgccacatttttggaaTTACATCTTATCCTGACCttgcgaaactgatggacggagtagatgttagTTGGccaacatggtggggccctacAGAGCTTTGGGCTGCACCGGCTCCTTGTAAAAAAGGATTGGCCAGAACTCACGTGTCAAAGCAGGGCAGCTGTTCTCTCGCTGCGTGCACGGACATACCTTGCCTTGTAACCAAAGGTTAcatgggacgtggatttcctcgGAAAGCCTTTAGCTGGTAGTTGGTacactaggtggggcctactgtaatgttttcaTGAAATTCACgttattcatctattttgctaaCTTATTTTACGACATGTGACTAATACGAggcgtatccaaaactcaagtcagCCACAGGAGAGGATACCCGGGGAAAAAAATGACTACCCTTAAAACTTTCCtgagctctaccttgatgtttatgttccatccaaaccatttatgagGTCAttatcactgggatgaagtgaaaaggcaAAAGTCCTACCCTGATACAAATCTTTTTGGCCATTTGATTATTGCAATGGTGTTCATTATTTCCCCTTGTTACCTCTAgtgtggccacttgagttttggacccaCCTCTTCATGCACGTTTTCAGGGAGGGCAACGCAACGGCTGACGCTCTTGCTCATGAGGGCAGTGTGTTCCAATCTCGTTTTTATAGTTCTAGTAGGGCTGATCTGCCTCACCAGGTGAGGGGCCTCCTTTTCCTGGACAAGGTTGGTCTATGAACGATCAGGGAGAGGAAGATTTAAGGCTTGCCTTCTCCTATGGGGGTTTtttttcggtttttttttttttcggcccAGATGTCCCGGTTTTTCTTACGATAAGTCTTCCTTAGGTCCTTTCCTAAGCAGACCCgaaaattgtattttttttttgtctgaaATGAAGTATATCAcactcataaaaaaataataataataaaaataaaataaataaatacatgcaCTACCAGCCCATTTGTCTGTAAATATATATGgatgattgaaataaaatcaTCTATATCACTAAACAACGGGGCCTATGGTGCAAAGCATTTAGAGTGCCTTGTTTTCACATATGGATCTATATTGCTTTGTTATTATAGTAAAACTAAATTATTAGAATTACTGTCCAATTAATCGATCCAGAGGATCCAAAATACATGgcaaccatgaaaaaaaaaaaccacactaTTCAGATGTTCTAGCCTATCCATGTTGCAAGTGAGCCATCTCATTCATAGGTTTGGTCATGAGGCACTTGGTGTTTTAAAGCATCACCTTCATCCATGGGTGgggaaatggatggctataaaacAGAATGTCAACTTACAAATTGATCAGATCATCAAATTCGTGCAATTTTTTcctatggtagcccatgaaagaTGCCAATGATGTAACCGGCAACTTAGATCGATCAATTGGACTACAAGCACTTACTCATAGTACTTAAGAACACTATAACTCTTATTACATTCAGAGCACAGGATCATTTCTCTTATGACCAACTGAATTTTGTAGtgataagttaattacattttcATTTTTGTAGCTTTGTGCAATCTGGAGAATCTTCAAGAACTGGATCTTCAAGGAAATGAACTGGAAGGGAGCCTTCCTCCATGTCTCAGCAACTTGTCATCCCTCCAACTACTTGATCTCTCCCGTAATAAACTCAGTGGGAAAATCTCCTTGTCTCTCATCTCCAGCCTCACAATGCTCCGGTTCCTTTCTCTCTCTAACAACCGCTTTGTGGGGTCTCTCTCATTTAGCTcatttgctaatctttccaagcTCGAGGTTGTGGAACTTTCAGTACTGAAAGGTAGATATCTTGATGGCTATGTTATAACTTATCACAATCAGTTAGAGGTGGAAACTGAATCGACACCTTGGGTTCCTAAATTCCAGTTGAAAGTCCTCCAATTATCAAACTGCAACATAAACAAGCTCACTGGTACCATTCCCAGCTTCCTTTCCACCCAATATAACTTGATAGAATTGGACCTTTCCCACAACAACATGAAGGGAAAGTTTCCATCTTGGTTGTTAGAGAATAATGAAAGACTACAAATACTAGGCCTGGGAAGCAACTCCTTAGCTGGCCCATTCCATCTGCCACCTCATTCTGACAACCTGAATGCATATTTTCTGGACGTCTCCAGCAACAACATCTCCGGACAACTTCCTGAAAATATCGGTCTCTGCCTTCCAAATTTAATTCACTTGAACATGTCTACAAATGCTCTTCATGGTAGCATTCCTCCGTCAATGGGCAACATGAGAGAATTGTATACTTTAGATTTGTCAAGAAACAATTTTTCAAGAGAAATACCAGAGCAGTTGGCCATGGGTTGCATCTCATTGGAAATTTTGAAGCTATCAAACAATAGATTTCAAGGCGCAGTGTTTCCAATTCATTCGAACTTGACTCAGTTACAGTATCTGTATTTGGATGGAAATGGATTCACCGGGAGGATCTCAGCTGGTATATTCAAAAGCCCTCATCTACAGTTTTTGGATGTTGGTAAAAACAACATATCAGGTCGTCTTCCTGCACAGATTGGGAACTTTTCTGAGTTGAAGTGGCTTTCCATGCCCGGAAACTATTTGGAAGGTCCTATTCCAACCGAGTATTGCAAACTCTCTGTTCTTTCCTTTTTGGACCTTTCCCAAAATGGAATTTTTGGTCCCATACCTTCATGCTTTAATCTATCTCTGAAATTCTTACATTTGCAAGGAAACGAGCTTACAGGATTGATGCCAAATGCTTTATCCAAAATTTCCTCCCTTGTTACATTGGATGTCAGCCACAACAACATCTCTGGTAATATTCCAAATTGGATTGGTACACTTCAAAATTTAAGGTTTCTTCTCCTCGGAGGAAATAATTTGCAAGGTCACATTCCCATGCAGTTGTGTCAACTGAAGAACTTGAGCATATTAGATCTTTCGCACAATTATCTCTCTGGTCCAATACCACAGTGCTTTGGTAATATGACATTCGGGAGGGCAAGAGTAGTTGACTTCTCAACTTTTGTTTCCTCTCCATGGAATCTCGCTTTCCGTCTAGGCATTGTGCTGCCTGGATACCGTATTGAAGTTAGGGTGCTTTATTTAATTGGACGTTTGATAAAAGATGAGGACGAGGTGGTGTTCATAACAAAGAAGAGGTCTGAAACTTACAAGGGTGACGTTCTTTCCTTGATGTCCGGTGTAGATCTGTCATGGAACCAGTTAACAGGTGAAATCCCACCTGAAATTGGATATCTAACCGCTACTCATGCATTGAACTTGTCGCACAATCAATTGAGTGGACAAATTCCAGAaacattctcaaatctaaaacagATTGAGAGCTTGGACCTTTCTCACAATAGATTGAGTGGGGAGATTCCTCCTCAACTAACTGAGCTCAACTTCTTATCTGCATTCAACGTCTCTCACAATGACTTATCTGGCGTCCTACCGGACATGATGAAGGGACAGTTTGGCACCTTTGGAGAAACCAGCTACGAAGGCAATCCCCTACTCTGCGGACCACCACTGAAGAGTTGCTTCTCCACTTCTCCGCTACCACCTTCAATGGCAACAACGTCAGGCGACGACGATGATGGATATGACATAATCTTCTATGCATGCTTTTCGGTGTCATGCACTATGTCGTTCTTGCTTTTCATAGCACTTCTCTACATCAACCACTATTGGAGAGGTCTATACTTCTATTTTGTTGATGCATGTATCTATTCATGCTATTATTTTGCTTTAGACAGCTACTATTTTGGTTTAGACAACCTTCGGAAGGTTTTCACCCGGCCACGTGCATAACCTTCAAGTCAGATCAATTTCTCTATGTAACTCTTATTGTAAGACAATAATAATCATGTTTATGCATGGCATGGCTTTTATTTCAACCCATGTTTCCATCGCTTCTTTGTTTGGTTGTGCAAGTGAACTGAAGTATGCGGTTGCACAAAAGGGGAGACTCCCACAGATGCTTGCTAATGTGAGATCAGAATCATTTGTCAAATTGCCCAATGCCATGTATGATCCGAATATTTCTTAAGGGAATCCGGATCTGTTGGACATATGCCAGTGGGGTCCCttggtgggcaatcactagtgggtgggtcctatGAGTTTAGACATCTTCCGTATTCAAGTTTGAatttggatttagatgaggagatagggataagagtGGATGAtttatggtctcatccaaactctccaTCCTTCTACTAGGATAATGCTCTCTCGTGAAAGATATTAAGGAACAATGAGAGTAAAAAGAAGAATAGTGGTATATAGAAATTTGTCCGTTTAACTTGTCCTTTGGACGATCTAAGCCATGAATCGTAATCCGAGGCTATTTATATCatagaatcagaggggtgattagacctACCTACTCCAGTAGTGGATAAGCAGGCCattggatctgaaccgttcatcttcagctttgtgaacgttccatatcgtgtagactgtcagatcttgagggctcacacttctgCATACTATCAGTGGTACCAAAGCCTCAAAAGTGGAATCTCCAATTTATTATTTTCATCACGAAAAGTAGGTGACTCTTTTAAGGTAAGAATTCCTTTCAAAAAATTTGATAAGTATACATGTTTTAAAGGTCGGCGTTCAGCCATGTGGTCCAACTAGTATTCTAAATTGCATCATTTTTGGCCttatgcccttaaatgagctgacaaaatgtaTGAACGTCATGCATGTGATAAAGCAAAAGGGCTAGTTTTATAGAGAACATGTGTTCCCACGTGTACATGCTGTCAATTTCgaatacaccctgatccatagctccagtggtagactgagtgaaagatacatcgtttcaacactgaggtcttggtatcgattccctagtgggggtggctaacagtcaAGTGCGAACTGACCGTGGggtgcactaacaagctaacaaaatttataaaaaataaataaataagtaaaaggaattaaaaaaataaaaaatgctgcgAATTACGAATGCATGGCCCCACAGGTGTACCGTTCACCACCGTCCAAATGTTTGTTGCCCCGTCACGGCGTTAAGCAAGTAACAGTGACGATTGATGCATTTTGATCGTCGGTTTTGGAAATTTGCCTTTCGTTCTTACGGCCATGGTAAATATGGTGGTGACTCGTTCACGGATACGTGGCGTTCGTTTACttaaatccaggccgtccaaatcatggagCCCATAGTGAATTgggaataaatgaaaaaaaaatccacaTCCATGAATGaacgatcctgaccatccaattgataCCTATCTACtgtagcaaaaataaataaataaataaatgaaacccTCAGCAGTTCAAATTCAACTGGCTGAATCGGATGGTTGAGGTCATTTAATCTGTATGATTTTCAATCGGACGGTTGAGGTCATTTAATCTGTATGATTTTTGATATTATTCTCGATAGACCACATAGTCAGGTTTGGTGAGTCCGTGTTCAGATGCTTATCCCACGCACGCTTTAGATGAATCACCTCCGTTTCTAAAATGGTGCTAAACTAGCATCCAGATGTCCCATGGGCTTTTGGGTTGGGCAGGTTTTTGGGCCATGTGTGGGTATGCCTTTTGGGCCCATGGGATGGGCTGGGCCAAGATATAAAAGCCCAAACAATTTTGGGCTGACCTTGGGCTACTACCAGCCATGCCCATGCCCATTCCCATGCCCATATATATCTCTAATacattatacatattatattgtatatattacatattatattatacatgtatgtttTAATGATGGGGCATAAATGTGAATTCTTTCCAATCGTCTGATGATATGAATGTGTGAGATGGAAAGGAAAAAGCCCCTTGGAAGAACTCACCAGAGCCTCTTGAAATGAGATTTTGGCCTTTTAATTGGGTCATGCACATAATGTACATTGGTGAGATTAGATCCATGATTTAGTTATTTACTTAGaatgggatttttttatttttttaatttttttttaactcGGACCGAAATCACTTACAATTTCCAGCTTGTTTTTACATTCGCCATGTGCGAGTGGTCATAGGCAAAGCCAAACTAGTCATGGGcactaggggtgcaacttgggtcgAACTCAACCTAAGCCTGACAGGCCCGCCCAACCCCAAAAATTTGGTCGGATTGGGCTTGGGCTAGAAATCCTAGACCCGAACCCCAGtttggttgggcttgggttgagggcTCAGGCAACCTGACCCAACTCGAACCCAACGTGGCATACAAGCGCACTGTCACGagtctactcatcaagtgggtcaatCTTATGGGCTCCATAGAGCTCAGCGCATAGCAAGTGCGTAGATAGTTCGAGTCAGAAAGTAGTGGAGGGGTAATTAAATGCAGCGGCAGGTGCCAAAGGGTGAATCTCCTTGCTATATTTTATTAGGGAGTTGATAAGGTGTCGGCCAAGAAACAGAATATGTAGAACTGTTTCATTGTACTACATATGAAACACATGGCTATGATCAAAACCGTTTCATTTGATAGGGAGAATAGGGAATGCTCCATATTATCAGAATCACTATTTGGAAAAATATTTTAACACATTGgatagttaaaaaataaaaattgtccaATGGTCTTATTCGAATGAGTGCGcccaaatcaaaggttaggatgccCAGTCCCACTTATTTCTGGACTATCACAGGTATTATTTTTCAAGCCTATCGAAATGTTTGTTGACCATcagcttacaaaaaaaaaagtgggacGTCAAATATTATGCCTATATATTGCCAACAATGGTATTCTattctaaattataaaataaataataaataaaataaataaatttttttataatcttGATTATGATATATTAGTATTATGAATGTAATCATTTAAGGTGagccatatattttttttagttaGACAAGCAAAATGTATATTTCTTGTGTTTCTTGATTATTACATGTACATATACATGCATGTGAATTTAGTTTCCTTTTTATCATTCTATTCATTATTGATCAagagatcattagtgatcgaaacgatcatcatccatgatgatcaatgttgatgaatggatctatcatcaacaatgattattaacggtaatgatcggatccattgCTAATGGTCATGATCACTAGTAATGATAGAACTCTCTTTATGGCAAAGCGTTTCATTTTTAAATCTgatgataatgtttatatgtgtgatataattagACTTAATGTGATTAGATTTAAGCtcctttttcattgaaaaatagaaaacttaGTACTAAAATACTCCTTGTATATAAACGTtatgcataacctgagtgggagttaattctcctccaccaaatgatgcatacaacctgtaatggaaggttgcacgttatacaaaTATATTCTTACAAAAGCATCAATTTCATCATTAAAAGAGAACTTGATTGGTCTACACCGCCCATTtaggtatgtggactttcagatctcgttaAGATGTGTTGGCTACTTTTATACCTTGAAAATTTgaataacacgtagaaatgctgatgattagtgtcaataccttagatcatagctaagtagtgatacttgatGCAATGTAAAGATGGCCACCAAAGCATTAATCGTTGAACAGCTAAAAGGATAACAATTCGACGGTAACAACTACAAAGACCGATCTTGCGCAATGCGAAGCCTTCTGAATGAGGACGACATATCGCATACACTCGATGAGGTTCAAGAGGAACCTATATTGGCGAGAACGGAAATTTAGGAGAACATAGGACTGCAATGAACCGCTATATTAAGTAGCATAAAAAGAATTGTTCTGCCCATAATGTCTTAATTAgtactatgcacaaagaactcataccaatGTATGAAGTACGTGACACTGCTAAATGAATCTGAGAAGCACTGACAAATGCTTATGAGCAAAAGTCAGATGCAAAAGTACGGGCAATGGAATAAGAATTTCAGGAGTATAGGATGTCAGTCGGTTACCCCATCAAAGATTATATCCGTAAGATGGAGCAGATGATAGGTGTctttaggaatgttgggtgcaaattgactgaaaatcaaaagataatagcAATGCACCATTTCTTGCCTAAATCTTGGGCCCCATTAAAAAGAATTCTAAACTATATTGACTTTATCACtatgttcagagacttttgtggccatttggtacgagaagttgaaatgaatgcaattcagtcaGGTTCAGCTAAGGCCTTTGCAGCAGAGACCTAAAAGTAGAAAGCTAAAAAGAAACGGTACAAAGCTCacaagaaagcaaaaaataatgACCAATAACAGAAGTCCACAAGACCTCCTTTAAATCTCatgaaggggaatggaaagaagaagtaaaaaaagaCTAACATAATCTGTTTCGTCTGCGAAAATTCCAACCAATATGCCCAacagtgtgcccataaaaaaacgATAATTCCTATATCACTAGATATTTTGTATATAGgcatttgttctgaaatcctATCTGTTGacactatatctaacgagtgaattttagattcaggcgcaacaaagcacgtgacacgaAATCGTCGAGGACTTGAGAACTTCTGGCATGTAGCCAAGGGAAGTTACAAGGTGTATATGGGAAATAATgttgttgaagacgtactagggatcgGCGTTTACTATCTCCATACGCACATAGGGCGAACAATAATTCtccgtgatactctttatgcacaAGGCATGTGTCGGAATTTATCCGTTtaacttgtccttgggacgatctaagccATAGATGGTAATCTATGCCATCTATACCATAAAATCAGAGGGGTGAGTagacccatctgctccagtagtggatAAGCGGACCGCtggatctgaactgttcatcttCGACTTTATGAAGGTTCCATATCTTGTAGACCGTCAAATCTTGAGGGTTCACGCTTCCGCATACTATCAGGATCCTCTTCAGGTGCTCTGCAGCATGAACCATGTAAAATCCAAGTTAGTCATTAGGCAGTCCCCACCACATTTGGAACCGACCAAAAGGAAAACAGATACATTCTTCCTTGTTTGGTCATTGCATATACACGATAAGGCTGTAAGATGTAGTCTTACTAATGTTTACTTAGGAAAAGGCCAGAACACTTcccatggtccaaattcaatataCGTTTGATGCCCACTTGGTGAGTGGACTTACAACATATTTTCACCCTGGCCATAGAATATTTCTTCCCTACTTGAGCTTGGCTAAGCGAAGGCATGTCGGGTGATCGAGACAGTTGATTTAATAGGCCacggcatggatggaagactCCATAAAATCTTTAAGATTAGAAAATCCTGACCGTCAACAACTCTATGGCCTCTTTCCCACACAGAAATTCGATCACGACCTTTTTATATTTCTTGTTAACCATCTTTTGGGGCACCCAGTGAAAAGAGCTAGAATTTTTTCACGAGTGGTAGTTTTTGCTTAATCCTTTATTCATGGTAGGGCCCGTAAGTGTTGTTAAACAGATGTCTCCAATCTTGgagtccgaggtgctcgactagtcaagggactgccttgactagtcgaaggtcccttcgactggttgaagcccTCCTTCAACTATTCAAGGGTTACACAGACAGTGCGCGGTTTGTGTATGGACTGCGTAATTTTGAGGTGGTTTCTCAGGAGGTatgtaagtggggtttccccatctataaataggagtccctagggccattctcgtgtatgttaaggctttctaaaggggttcctaaggttcctaaaagggttttagggtttgcaaagggtgtagcaagggtgagattcgaggttgttcgaattgggtaagtcctttctctttataatttatgctttcatagtggatttctgtcgctttgtgccatggtttttttccgtaagggttttccacgttaaatctctgtGTTTCTTATGATTACTTGgcgtcattggattgctatcctagatccatatctgtgtgattccgtagaccaaatcctaacaagtggtatcagagctatcgttagagcatagatctgaatctgcaggattagaaATAATGGGAAACACTaattttgatattgagaagtactcaggaaaaaataattttaagttatagatgattaagatgattagtctattaaccaagcaaggcaaagttgaggctcttgaggagcgaaaaccAATTATGAAAGATGAAAAATGGAAGacccttgatagtaatgctttagcctccatccgtttttgtctcacgaatgaggttctctacaatgtcatgagggagaaaactacgattaagttgtgggcgaagttagaggatgtctatgcaaaaaaattctctgaaaatcgcttACACATGAAGTCACACtggtataccttcaagatggtagaggatggagatctggaggcccacatcagtaactttaataaattggtttgcaaattgctggatatggaggaagtgattaaagatgaagaacaagcatgtatgttgttgaattctcttccggcatcgtatgagtcattcaaggacacgatgtgcaccgtaaataaaaccctgagtgtcgacaccgttatctcagctcttcaggggaaggccatgagaaagcatAACAACGACAtagggacatcttccgatgcactaatTACGATGGACATGAATTCTAAgcaaggtacaggatcttcaggGTTAAGAACTAGGTCCATGGCTAAAAgcaaaggtaagttaaagtgctggaattgtgggatgggaGGATAtttgaagaaggattgtacaaatcctaaatctaataaAGAAGACTCTGTGACTTCACATAGGGAGGCCAAGCTGCCATGTCGGATGGATCTAGTGGatatgatggtgatgttttgtctgtgtctacgatcagacacttttacgatgatcgtaaggacaagtggattctagacacatgaGCATCTTTTTACATGACtgctcatcggagttggttcaccagttataaagagtgcgatggtggacaggtgtttatgggcaataacattgcctgtaatgttgtggctgttgatATGGTGCGTATCAAGATGTATCTAAGGGGGTACGGGTATTTATGAAAGCGCAATGACtggtaacatgtacaggttgatcgggagcacttcaaaaggtagaGCTGTAGTGGCTATaacggattccacctctgcacatgtgtggtatgctgggcatggccacataaGCGGGCAGGGCATGAAGGTTGAGACGCGCAGacagagatacagagcaggtggagcaaccacctatgAGAATAATCACATGGCATAATAgtaggatatcggcgaggtacatggacgactccaacaTATATGCTCTCGTTACAAGCAAAAAggatccgtctactattcaggtgGCTCTAGGTATGCCTGGTGCTCAGAAGTGGAAGGTAACTATGGATGATGTGATGGACTTGTTGTACCAGATCAAcacgtgggagctggtggagcttccaatgggccaGAAAGTGGTTAGATGCAAGTGGAACTTTAAGGGGATATAACA
Proteins encoded in this window:
- the LOC131221490 gene encoding receptor-like protein 56 isoform X7 — protein: MDWALVVWLWTLVFVQYHSHGCLGYLDKERTSLLVIKASINYPNGSSLPTWEDGTDCCSWERIKCNNETGRVTEISLNETREDELGEWYLNADLLLSFGELRSLDLSENYLAGWVDDEGFKRWSRLSKLEHLDLSYNSFNESILPYLGSLSSLKSLSLGDNQFGFPHSSLDVMGNSPPIILYTSFEMLSRLGNLEQLDLSWNQLNRSILPYLGALSSLKSLDLSWNNLEGCFPSKELANLSKLEVLELGHNRLNGSLLLQALCNLENLQELDLQGNELEGSLPPCLSNLSSLQLLDLSRNKLSGKISLSLISSLTMLRFLSLSNNRFVGSLSFSSFANLSKLEVVELSVLKGRYLDGYVITYHNQLEVETESTPWVPKFQLKVLQLSNCNINKLTGTIPSFLSTQYNLIELDLSHNNMKGKFPSWLLENNERLQILGLGSNSLAGPFHLPPHSDNLNAYFLDVSSNNISGQLPENIGLCLPNLIHLNMSTNALHGSIPPSMGNMRELYTLDLSRNNFSREIPEQLAMGCISLEILKLSNNRFQGAVFPIHSNLTQLQYLYLDGNGFTGRISAGIFKSPHLQFLDVGKNNISGRLPAQIGNFSELKWLSMPGNYLEGPIPTEYCKLSVLSFLDLSQNGIFGPIPSCFNLSLKFLHLQGNELTGLMPNALSKISSLVTLDVSHNNISGNIPNWIGTLQNLRFLLLGGNNLQGHIPMQLCQLKNLSILDLSHNYLSGPIPQCFGNMTFGRARVVDFSTFVSSPWNLAFRLGIVLPGYRIEVRVLYLIGRLIKDEDEVVFITKKRSETYKGDVLSLMSGVDLSWNQLTGEIPPEIGYLTATHALNLSHNQLSGQIPETFSNLKQIESLDLSHNRLSGEIPPQLTELNFLSAFNVSHNDLSGVLPDMMKGQFGTFGETSYEGNPLLCGPPLKSCFSTSPLPPSMATTSGDDDDGYDIIFYACFSVSCTMSFLLFIALLYINHYWRGLYFYFVDACIYSCYYFALDSYYFGLDNLRKVFTRPRA
- the LOC131221490 gene encoding receptor-like protein 56 isoform X8, giving the protein MDWALVMWLWALLYVQYCSDGCLGCLDKERTSLLEIKASINYPNGSYLLTWEDGTDCCSWERIKCNNGTGRLTEISLSETREYELGEWYLNADLLLSFGELQSLDLSRNNLAGWVDHEGFKRWSRLSKLEHLDLSYNSFNESILPYLGSLSSLKSLSLGDNQFGFPHSSLDVMGNSPPIILYTSFEMLSRLGNLEQLDLSWNQLNRSILPYLGALSSLKSLDLSWNNLEGCFPSKELANLSKLEVLELGHNRLNGSLLLQALCNLENLQELDLQGNELEGSLPPCLSNLSSLQLLDLSRNKLSGKISLSLISSLTMLRFLSLSNNRFVGSLSFSSFANLSKLEVVELSVLKGRYLDGYVITYHNQLEVETESTPWVPKFQLKVLQLSNCNINKLTGTIPSFLSTQYNLIELDLSHNNMKGKFPSWLLENNERLQILGLGSNSLAGPFHLPPHSDNLNAYFLDVSSNNISGQLPENIGLCLPNLIHLNMSTNALHGSIPPSMGNMRELYTLDLSRNNFSREIPEQLAMGCISLEILKLSNNRFQGAVFPIHSNLTQLQYLYLDGNGFTGRISAGIFKSPHLQFLDVGKNNISGRLPAQIGNFSELKWLSMPGNYLEGPIPTEYCKLSVLSFLDLSQNGIFGPIPSCFNLSLKFLHLQGNELTGLMPNALSKISSLVTLDVSHNNISGNIPNWIGTLQNLRFLLLGGNNLQGHIPMQLCQLKNLSILDLSHNYLSGPIPQCFGNMTFGRARVVDFSTFVSSPWNLAFRLGIVLPGYRIEVRVLYLIGRLIKDEDEVVFITKKRSETYKGDVLSLMSGVDLSWNQLTGEIPPEIGYLTATHALNLSHNQLSGQIPETFSNLKQIESLDLSHNRLSGEIPPQLTELNFLSAFNVSHNDLSGVLPDMMKGQFGTFGETSYEGNPLLCGPPLKSCFSTSPLPPSMATTSGDDDDGYDIIFYACFSVSCTMSFLLFIALLYINHYWRGLYFYFVDACIYSCYYFALDSYYFGLDNLRKVFTRPRA